One Saccharomycodes ludwigii strain NBRC 1722 chromosome VI, whole genome shotgun sequence DNA segment encodes these proteins:
- the YOR1 gene encoding ATP-binding cassette transporter YOR1 (similar to Saccharomyces cerevisiae YGR281W | YOR1 | Yeast Oligomycin Resistance), translated as MKKSSPSTSSTVSSSIQVSNSSSLKHGMQRTSGETNSKKDNEESYGSDSNKPDYYIDKDELEKVLDSNIYPQKRLFRYLHTRKIPDIPENNEKRKTYPLYHSNPISRIFFLWVMPLIKIGYKRTLQPMDLFKLDERLSIEKLYSDFESIWLANSSKYNSYKGESNKIPRYLLVKCVLLSFKYMLGFSVLFCILGNCSSAFNPMLTKRLINFVEAKQLLPHLHVNKGVGYAIGASIIMLLNGIFFNHFLHNSMMAGGQIRSVLTKALLKKSFKLSGYSQYKYSTGKITSMMSTDLSRLELAFAFQPMLWAFPAPIIIVLVLLIINVGPISLVGIALFFVAVTVTLLAFKRMIKFRIQANIFTDQRVTFMREILSNMKMIKYYAWEDAYQSNVEGKRKLEVGRVVRMQYTRNFFTAMALIVPSLCSLIVFLALYKLKGHSKGAGDIFSSLSLFQVLSIQMFFLPISLATGIDGFIALGRIQDFLLTEEEDEDDNHNNAGYFGPCDSESNALELEHCSFEWDDYESMESGTVAKADTKLSITKDEKLQDLQTTSFKGFEDLNFTIKKGEMVIVTGSIGTGKTSLLLALAKFMKQSNPMGKFKQAGSLLLCGYPWVQNTTVRNNILFGSKFDPQKYSKIMDACSLLSDLEILPAADLTEIGERGITLSGGQKARINLARSVYKDKDIYLFDDVLSAVDARVGKHIMDACMLKYLKGKTRILATHQLSLIEKADRVIFLGTDGNFDIGTVAELCKRSTGFANLLEFSQNLAEKEKMKEMEDEAVDCGEDVAENPDGISEDEVTELHYDHDQLELKKRITRSTVATGANSDKNEILIKEEDKPDAEKRGQITNKEERAVNSIGFNIYKEYVQAGAGKRLYLLFIFIYGLLVIFTAFTNLFTSVWLSFWTEMKFTNRGEGFYMGMYCFWVFVTLLFMVCQFTLLCTVGVNASKNLNLKAVRKLLHTPMSFMDTTPIGRVLNRFTKDTDTLDNEIVEQLRLFIYQTANLGGVIIMCIIYLPWFAIAVPFLLGAYVLLADHYQSSGREVKRLEAVQRSFVYNNFNEVLSGMLTIKCYNLKDMFLEKNDFFINKQNEATFLSVAVQRWVALSMDIVAVAFALIITLLCVTRQFHVGASSTGVMLTYVLQLPGILNTLLRAMTQTENDMNSVERLVSYANTLPQEAAYRSEITMDKNWPVHASIKFDNVNMSYRPGLPLVLKNVSMEIKSGEKIGICGRTGAGKSTIMSALYRLVELSSGHIFIDGVDISKIGLYDLRSKLCIIPQDPVLFKGTIRKNLDPFGERSDEELWDALVRGGAISDLGAVTNGDKLHKFHLDQMVQEDGVNFSLGERQLLALSRALVRNSKILILDEATSSVDYETDSKIQSKIIGEFSHCTILCIAHRLKTILNYDRILVLDRGEIKEFDTPYNLYHSGGNNNGNKGIFRDMCDRSGITADNFEEPKRG; from the coding sequence atgaaaaagtcATCACCTTCTACTTCTTCAACAGTATCATCCTCTATACAGGTTTCCAATTCGTCATCTCTCAAACACGGTATGCAACGAACCTCTGGAGAaacaaattcaaaaaaagacaatGAGGAATCATACGGCAGCGATAGCAATAAACCAGATTACTATATAGATAAAGATGAGTTAGAAAAAGTACTAGATTCTAATATATATCCACAAAAAAGACTATTTCGTTATTTACACACCAGGAAAATACCTGATATACCTGAgaacaatgaaaaaagaaaaacttatCCCCTTTATCATTCTAATCCTATTAGcagaatattttttttgtgggTGATGCCTTTAATTAAGATTGGTTATAAAAGAACTTTACAACCTATGGATTTATTTAAGTTAGATGAAAGATTATCCATTGAAAAGTTGTATTCTGATTTTGAAAGTATCTGGTTGGCAAATAGTTCTAAATACAACAGCTACAAAGGAGAATCCAACAAAATTCCAAGATACCTATTAGTTAAATGTGTTTTGTTAAGTTTCAAATATATGCTTGGGTTTTCTGTACTTTTCTGTATTTTAGGTAACTGTTCCTCTGCGTTTAATCCAATGCTAACTAAAAggttaattaattttgtgGAAGCTAAGCAGCTCCTGCCTCATTTACATGTCAATAAAGGTGTTGGCTATGCAATTGGAGcttctattattatgttGTTGAATGGTATTTTCTTCAATCATTTTTTGCATAATTCTATGATGGCTGGTGGACAAATTAGAAGTGTGTTGACCAAAGCTTTGTTGaagaaaagttttaaattgtCTGGATATTCTCAGTATAAATATAGCACGGGTAAAATTACTTCTATGATGAGTACTGATTTGAGTAGATTGGAGTTGGCATTCGCCTTTCAACCTATGTTATGGGCCTTCCCAGCccctattattattgtgtTGGTTTTGTTAATTATCAATGTGGGCCCAATATCTTTGGTTGGTATtgctttgttttttgttgctgttaCTGTAACTTTATTGGCTTTCAAAAGAATGATTAAATTCAGAATCCAGGCGAATATTTTCACTGATCAAAGAGTGACTTTTATGAGAGAAATTTTGAGTAATATGAAAATGATCAAGTACTATGCCTGGGAGGATGCTTATCAGAGTAATGTGGAGGGAAAACGTAAATTGGAAGTTGGGAGAGTTGTTAGAATGCAATACacaagaaatttttttacgGCAATGGCTTTGATTGTACCAAGTTTGTGTTCATTGATTGTATTTTTAGCTCTTTATAAGTTGAAGGGACATAGCAAAGGTGCTGGGGatatcttttcttctttatctCTATTTCAAGTTTTAAGTAttcaaatgttttttttgccaaTATCTTTAGCTACTGGGATTGATGGATTTATTGCTTTGGGTAGGATTCAAGACTTCTTATTaactgaagaagaagatgaggACGACAATCATAACAATGCTGGATACTTTGGTCCCTGCGATTCGGAGAGCAATGCTTTGGAATTGGAACATTGCTCTTTTGAATGGGATGATTATGAATCCATGGAGTCCGGTACTGTGGCGAAAGCTGATACCAAACTATCAATAACTAAGGATGAAAAACTTCAAGATTTACAAACTACTAGTTTTAAAGGGTTCGAggatttaaattttacaattaaaaaGGGTGAAATGGTTATTGTTACAGGTAGTATTGGTACAGGTAAAACATCTTTATTACTTGCATTAGCAAAATTTATGAAGCAATCAAATCCTATGGGAAAATTCAAACAAGCTGGCTCTTTACTACTATGTGGTTATCCTTGGGTTCAAAACACCACTGTCCGTAACAACATTTTATTTGGTTCTAAATTTGATCCTCAAAAGTACTCCAAAATAATGGATGCTTGTTCGTTACTGAGTGATTTGGAGATTTTACCGGCCGCTGACTTGACTGAAATAGGAGAACGTGGTATTACCTTATCAGGTGGCCAAAAAGCTCGTATTAATTTGGCAAGAAGTGTGTATAAAGATAAAGACATTTACTTATTTGATGATGTTTTGAGTGCGGTTGATGCGAGAGTTGGTAAGCACATCATGGATGCGTGCATGCTAAAGTATTTAAAGGGCAAAACCAGGATCTTGGCCACTCATCAATTGAGTCTGATTGAAAAAGCTGATAGGGTTATATTTTTGGGGACTGATGGTAACTTTGACATTGGTACGGTAGCTGAACTTTGTAAACGGAGCACAGGGTTTGCTAATTTATTGGAATTTTCACAAAATCTGgctgaaaaggaaaagatgAAGGAAATGGAGGATGAGGCGGTTGATTGTGGTGAAGATGTTGCAGAAAACCCTGACGGTATTAGTGAGGATGAGGTCACAGAGCTTCATTACGATCATGATCAATTGGAACTAAAAAAACGAATAACAAGAAGCACTGTGGCAACTGGGGCCAATAGTGATAAGAATGAGATTCTTATCAAGGAAGAAGATAAACCAGATGCTGAAAAAAGAGGACAAATCACAAATAAAGAAGAGCGTGCGGTTAACAGCATTGGCTTCAATATATACAAGGAGTATGTCCAGGCCGGTGCTGGCAAGAGGTTGTATctgctttttatttttatatatggCTTACTGGTTATATTTACTGCATTTACGAATCTATTCACCTCTGTTTGGTTATCTTTTTGGACTGAAATGAAATTTACAAATAGAGGAGAAGGGTTTTATATGGGGATGTATTGTTTTTGGGTATTTGTTACGTTGCTATTTATGGTATGTCAGTTTACGTTGTTGTGTACCGTTGGCGTTAATGCCAGTAAGAATTTGAACTTGAAAGCGGTTAGAAAGTTGTTACACACACCAATGAGTTTCATGGATACGACACCAATTGGTAGAGTTTTAAATCGTTTTACCAAGGACACGGATACATTGGACAACGAGATTGTGGAGCAACTTAGATTATTTATCTACCAAACAGCGAATTTAGGTGGTGTTATTATCATGTGTATTATTTATCTTCCTTGGTTTGCGATTGCAGTACCCTTTTTGCTAGGAGCTTATGTTTTATTGGCGGATCATTACCAAAGTAGTGGTAGAGAGGTTAAAAGATTGGAGGCGGTGCAAAGATCATTTGTTtacaataattttaatgaaGTTTTGAGTGGGATGTTAACGATCAAATGTTATAATTTGAAAGACATGTTTTTGGAGAAGAacgatttttttattaataaacagAACGAAGCCACTTTTTTGTCAGTTGCTGTACAAAGATGGGTTGCCCTTTCCATGGATATAGTTGCTGTGGCGTTTGCGTTGATTATTACATTGTTATGTGTAACCAGACAATTCCACGTTGGTGCAAGCAGCACAGGTGTTATGTTAACTTATGTTTTACAGTTGCCAGGCATTTTGAACACCTTGTTGCGGGCCATGACGCAGACAGAAAATGATATGAATAGTGTTGAACGACTAGTTAGTTATGCAAATACATTACCACAGGAAGCTGCTTATAGAAGTGAAATAACTATGGATAAAAACTGGCCTGTTCATGCAAGTATCAAATTTGACAACGTTAATATGAGTTACAGACCCGGATTACCTttagttttgaaaaatgtgAGTATGGAGATTAAATCTGGTGAAAAGATAGGAATTTGTGGAAGAACAGGAGCGGGTAAAAGTACCATTATGAGTGCGTTGTATAGATTGGTGGAATTAAGCAGTGgtcatatttttatagaCGGTGTTGATATTAGTAAAATTGGATTATATGATTTGAGATCTAAGCTATGTATTATTCCACAAGATCCTGTTTTGTTTAAAGGCACTATAAGGAAGAATTTGGATCCATTTGGGGAACGTAGCGATGAGGAGTTGTGGGATGCTTTAGTTAGAGGGGGTGCGATAAGTGACCTTGGAGCTGTTACTAATGGAGACAAATTACATAAGTTTCATTTGGATCAGATGGTACAAGAAGATGGTGTCAATTTTTCGCTTGGTGAGAGACAGTTATTGGCTTTGAGTAGAGCATTGGTACGAAATTCCaagattttgattttagaTGAGGCCACTAGTAGTGTTGATTATGAAACGGATTCCAAAATTCAAAGCAAAATTATAGGAGAGTTTTCGCACTGCACTATTTTGTGTATTGCCCACAGATTAAAAACGATTTTAAATTACGATCGTATTTTAGTTTTGGATAGAGGTGAAATTAAAGAGTTTGATACGCCATATAACCTATATCATTCTGGCGGCAACAATAATGGAAATAAAGGAATATTTAGAGATATGTGCGATAGATCTGGTATAACTGCTGATAATTTTGAAGAGCCGAAGAGGGGTTGA